GAACTTCACACGATGCTCCAGATTCATGTCTCTAACTTTTTTCATTAATTCGTCCTTGATTCTTCCATCCCCGATAAAAACTACCGTCCCGCCTTCGATCATCGGTACAGCATCAACCAATTGCTCCAATCCTCTTCCCATTTGCACGCCGCCTTGGTATAACAATATCGGTTCATCCTCTGGCAAATCGAGCAGCTCATGCAAATTCACGGCCGTACTTTCCTCAGGATTGGTTGGTATCGGGTAGTTATGGACCACCTTGGGATACAGACCATATAAGTCTTCGTTATACTTAGCTCTCGTATGGTTTTCGGCAATCATTTCATCGACGAACATTAATAGGAATTTCTCCATCAGCCCGTAAATTCGGCTATTATATCCCGTTCTGCTCGTTTGCACCTCATGCGAGTCATAAATCAGCTTTTTTCTTCTCAACCATTTACTGCTGATCGCTCCCTGCATGAGCGTATTCAAGTCATTCGAATGATAAAAGTCATATTTCCTTTTCCTGCCATGATAGATCATTTGACCAAAAATATAGCTCCTTGTTAATAGGGTCGGCAGCTTCGTTTTAGTGATGATCATGGTGCACATCGCAAGGAGTGCAAGGGAACCGAACAGTATTCCCGATCCCAGCCAGCCGTTGATCAAGTTCAAGTTCCACAACGTATTCCAGACCAATAAGGCCAATAGAACGATTTCAAACTTCTTTTTCTTCAATTTGCCTACGATCCTGAGAACCCTATGAAGCCCTTCCCAGCGGTTATTCACCCTAGTGACGGAGAAACCATTTTGGTGTTTCTCCTTTTTGGGCAAGCCCTCGATTTTCCAGTTATGAATGGCAATTAAATCGACTTCATAACCAGCTTCAGTAAGTGCTGTGCACTCTCTTAGAACCCTCGCATCGTTTGTAAAGTGATTCCACACGAACATACATACTTTCTTCGCCATGTTGTCCTCCACTTCCGGATTTTTCAGCCTGACGCTTCCATCACATTGATGAGACCTTTAATATTTTTAGACCATTGAAAATGTTGTTTAGCATACCGATGACCATTTTCCCCCAGTTCTTCACGAAGGGCTGGATCTGAGGCCATGGTCAAGATATGTTGACAGATTTCATCAACATTCCTGCTCTCTGCCACCAACCCGCATTTCGCCTCTCTGAGCATCTTCTTGGCCCTGCCGTCCACATCACCGACAATCGGTTTTCCGACACACATATAATCGATGATTTTACCAGGCAAAACTTTATTGAATACTTCTTTTTCAACCAAGCTCACATAGGCAATATGGGATGTTGAAACTTCATGAAGGGTCACTCTTCGATTCATCGCATTAATCATCTTAATA
This sequence is a window from Brevibacillus sp. JNUCC-41. Protein-coding genes within it:
- a CDS encoding glycosyltransferase, which produces MAKKVCMFVWNHFTNDARVLRECTALTEAGYEVDLIAIHNWKIEGLPKKEKHQNGFSVTRVNNRWEGLHRVLRIVGKLKKKKFEIVLLALLVWNTLWNLNLINGWLGSGILFGSLALLAMCTMIITKTKLPTLLTRSYIFGQMIYHGRKRKYDFYHSNDLNTLMQGAISSKWLRRKKLIYDSHEVQTSRTGYNSRIYGLMEKFLLMFVDEMIAENHTRAKYNEDLYGLYPKVVHNYPIPTNPEESTAVNLHELLDLPEDEPILLYQGGVQMGRGLEQLVDAVPMIEGGTVVFIGDGRIKDELMKKVRDMNLEHRVKFLPKVPVDELLHYTKNAYLGFQILNNVCFNHYSASSNKLFEYMMSGVPVVACSFPEIQKVVDTEKIGVCVDSHDPKSIAEGVNYLLKHPEKRAEMSNNCLEARQKYNWKQEKEIFIEIYQTA